A genomic window from Engraulis encrasicolus isolate BLACKSEA-1 chromosome 14, IST_EnEncr_1.0, whole genome shotgun sequence includes:
- the LOC134462686 gene encoding E3 ubiquitin-protein ligase TRIM47-like, whose product MAEAALHDLYQCPVCLDILKDPVTIPCGHSYCHNCISGCWNQTAQTGVYSCPQCRETFSPRPALKKSTVLAELIAQMKMAEGASAGLSYAEPGDVECDFCAEIKLKAVKSCLVCLASFCETHVQPHYKAPAFKRHDLIEATVNLQEKICPNHGRLLEMFCRTDQVCICMLCAANDHNGHDMVSTTAEVTAKKVMQLTFNPKLWV is encoded by the coding sequence ATGGCTGAGGCAGCACTTCATGATCTTTATCAGTGTCCAGTGTGTCTAGATATACTGAAGGACCCGGTCACTATACCATGTGGACACAGTTATTGTCATAACTGCATAAGTGGCTGCTGGAATCAGACAGCTCAGACAGGTGTGTACAGCTGTCCTCAGTGTAGAGAGACGTTCAGCCCAAGACCTGCTCTGAAGAAAAGTACTGTCTTGGCTGAGCTGATAGCCCAGATGAAGATGGCTGAGGGTGCTTCTGCTGGACTGTCCTATGCTGAACCAGGAGACGTGGAGTGTGATTTCTGTGCAGAGATAAAGCTCAAGGCCGTGAAATCCTGTCTAGTATGTCTAGCATCTTTCTGTGAGACCCATGTCCAACCTCACTACAAAGCACCTGCCTTCAAAAGGCATGACCTCATTGAGGCAACTGTGAACCTCCAAGAGAAGATCTGCCCTAATCATGGCCGTCTACTCGAGATGTTTTGCCGCACAGATCAGGTGTGCATCTGTATGTTGTGTGCTGCAAATGACCACAACGGCCATGACATGGTCTCAACAACTGCAGAAGTTACTGCAAAAAAGGTGATGCAGCTTACATTTAACCCAAAACTTTGGGTTTGA